The following coding sequences are from one Schizosaccharomyces osmophilus chromosome 1, complete sequence window:
- the mef2 gene encoding mitochondrial translation elongation factor G Mef2, whose amino-acid sequence MLRPLGKFVKPSIFLWKRLSSNNAIRKIRNVGIIAHIDAGKTTLTEKMLYYGGYTNHFGNVDTGNTIMDYLPSERERGITINSAAITFPWRGHTINLIDTPGHADFTFEVERSVAALDGAVAILDGSVGVEAQTKVVWSQATRYGIPKVIFVNKMDHIGSSLSKTMRSIYTQLECHNPVVLQLPVFSESFEEKKFLGVMDVLRQKMILWDVCSDSTSHDGKHVREIPIPEEKKEEFQEAREAMVMALCDLDETLCDEYLQTENVNAFSEDRLASVLQEQCIMGNVVPVLCGSSLKNIGVQPALDAIVDYLPDPVEADKLLKEKNTNVSNKTALKDIPLYALVFKVIHTPTRGILSYIRVREGTLKRGTMIYNPRTKKTERAIRIYNVYADQTEEVDEISAGNIGLVGGLKEFHTGDAITTKTKGKEQPYLKKENISQLHIPIPEPVCMAVLEPESLKDEPKLLEALASLVREDPSLRYTQNSESNQWILEGMGGLHLQISHQRLVNDFGARVILGKLQVGYRETIKKPCTFADEGFPSAISLHLRLYPLDESAEAVDFSKKANHVQEGFVFRGWTQNDSVSFPEYFDSSSIDEHLYYGILAGLSHGPLYGFPLWNVQAAIHIEACSFSSSTSSSSSLSPLALLSQTASKATRQALERLYSQSPNAFSVLEPYMDITITTPDEYLGAITKDLVGKRSAVIHEIVDESSALDPLGEPVSQENTESNMKNLKYVPRETSTYSRTDNQSATQNESYSISKTKRVSAQVPMERMLDYNSVLKALAKGNARFTMSQIQNPSSSKSALTPSSTFLPMSTERQKQVLATEMF is encoded by the exons ATGCTTCGACCATTGGGCAAATTCGTGAAACcttctatatttttatgGAAACGATTATCATCTAACAATGCAATTCGCAAAATACGAAATGTTGGGATCATTGCACACATAGATGCG GGGAAAACTACATTGACCGAGAAAATGTTGTACTATGGAGGCTATACTAATCATTTTGGAAATGTCGATACAGGCAACACTATCATGGATTATCTACCTTCAGAACGTGAAAGAGGAATTACTATTAATTCTGCAGCCATTACATTTCCGTGGAGAGGACATACTATAAACTTAATTGATACACCTGGTCATGCCGACTTTACCTTTGAGGTAGAACGATCGGTCGCAGCTTTAGACGGTGCCGTAGCAATTTTGGATGGTAGTGTCGGCGTTGAAGCACAGACGAAAGTTGTATGGAGTCAAGCAACCCGATATGGCATCCCAAAAGTTATCTTTGTTAACAAAATGGACCATATTGGTTCGAGTCTTTCAAAGACAATGCGGTCAATATATACTCAATTGGAATGCCATAATCCAGTCGTCCTTCAGCTTCCAGTATTTTCAGAATCATTCGAGgagaaaaagtttttagGCGTTATGGACGTACTTCGACAGAAAATGATCCTTTGGGATGTATGTTCAGACTCAACGTCCCATGATGGAAAACATGTGCGTGAAATTCCCATAcctgaagaaaagaaggaggaaTTTCAGGAAGCCAGAGAAGCCATGGTGATGGCTCTTTGTGATCTTGATGAAACACTATGTGACGAATATTTGCAGACCGAAAACGTGAATGCATTTTCAGAAGATCGTTTGGCCTCTGTTTTACAGGAACAATGTATCATGGGAAATGTTGTCCCAGTCCTGTGTGGATCttcattgaaaaacatTGGCGTCCAGCCTGCTTTGGATGCGATAGTTGATTACCTTCCTGATCCTGTGGAGGCTGATaagcttttgaaagagaagaatACGAATGTCTCCAATAAAACTGCATTAAAAGATATACCTCTTTACGCGCTCGTCTTCAAAGTTATTCATACACCGACTAGGGGAATTTTGTCCTACATTCGTGTGAGAGAAGGAACATTAAAACGAGGGACAATGATCTATAACCCGAGAACAAAAAAGACGGAGCGTGCTATAAGGATATATAATGTTTATGCTGACCAGACTGAGGAAGTAGATGAAATTTCGGCAGGAAATATAGGATTGGTAGGAGGTCTAAAAGAATTTCATACTGGTGATGCTATCACTACGAAAACTAAAGGAAAAGAGCAAccatatttgaagaaggagaaTATTTCCCAACTACATATCCCTATTCCAGAACCAGTCTGCATGGCTGTTTTGGAGCCAGAGTCTCTAAAAGATGAACCAAAGTTACTGGAAGCACTTGCTAGTTTGGTTCGTGAAGACCCTTCCCTTAGATACACACAGAATAGTGAAAGCAATCAGTGGATTTTGGAAGGAATGGGAGGATTGCATCTGCAAATCTCGCACCAGCGACTCGTTAATGATTTTGGTGCTCGTGTAATTTTAGGAAAGCTTCAAGTAGGATATCGTGAAACCATTAAAAAACCTTGTACTTTTGCTGACGAGGGCTTTCCTTCAGCTATCTCGTTACATTTGCGATTATATCCATTGGATGAAAGCGCAGAAGCTGTTGATTTCTCCAAAAAGGCCAACCATGTTCAAGAGGGGTTTGTCTTTCGGGGCTGGACCCAAAATGATTCCGTTAGTTTCCCGGaatattttgattcttcCTCTATTGACGAGCATTTATACTACGGTATTTTAGCAGGTTTATCTCATGGGCCACTATATGGATTCCCCCTCTGGAACGTTCAGGCAGCTATCCATATTGAGgcttgttctttttcatcctccacttcttcttcttcttccttgtcTCCTTTAGCACTTTTATCCCAGACGGCGTCAAAGGCAACACGGCAAGCCCTTGAAAGACTATATTCTCAATCGCCGAACGCATTTTCCGTATTGGAACCCTATATGGATATAACCATCACAACTCCAGATGAGTATTTAGGGGCTATTACTAAAGATTTAGTTGGGAAGAGAAGTGCTGTCATCCATGAAATTGTCGATGAATCAAGTGCCCTCGATCCGTTAGGGGAGCCAGTCTCGCAAGAAAACACTGAGAGCAAcatgaaaaatttgaaataCGTCCCAAGAGAAACTTCTACATATTCCCGCACGGACAATCAGAGTGCGACACAAAACGAGTCGTATTCTATCTCCAAAACCAAGCGTGTTTCTGCTCAAGTGCCCATGGAACGAATGCTTGATTACAACTCGGTCTTAAAGGCTTTAGCAAAGGGAAATGCAAGGTTTACAATGTCTCAGATTCAGaatccttcttcttctaaatcCGCCTTAACCCCGTCTTCAACTTTTCTGCCCATGTCTACTGAGCGTCAAAAACAAGTTCTTGCTACCGAAATGTTTTGA
- the mug168 gene encoding Schizosaccharomyces specific protein Mug168 — translation MNKNRLQSYLDDGSDTIAKPKIMQVEDAKIAKGTETLSYDMKNSPFSPSMNRATTEGAVTLKQIRALQGGNCGFSSVDKTPSPVHTKAEEPGLGLTPMNSQDYSNKIASRYKS, via the coding sequence ATGAACAAGAATCGTTTACAATCGTATCTAGATGATGGGAGTGACACTATAGCTAAACCCAAGATCATGCAGGTTGAAGATGCAAAGATTGCGAAGGGAACAGAAACTTTGAGTTACGACATGAAGAATAGCCCTTTTAGTCCATCAATGAATCGAGCTACGACTGAAGGAGCAGTAACTTTAAAGCAGATTCGAGCACTTCAGGGAGGTAATTGCGGATTTTCTTCCGTTGACAAAACACCATCTCCAGTTCATACGAAAGCAGAAGAACCAGGACTTGGGTTAACACCCATGAACAGCCAAGATTATAGCAATAAAATTGCAAGTCGGTACAAATCTTAA
- the ntp1 gene encoding alpha,alpha-trehalase Ntp1, whose protein sequence is MPPKFSSHYVDTNEKPNENDRDSDPFVNAKSYYSKDTDISTRLGSGRGRTLSTSAESGSSLTPELKNIRRRGSLDEHKEPRKFLVDVEKTLHSLLESEDTDRNMQITIEDTGPKVVSLGSASSGGYRLYELRGTYQLSNLLQELTLAKDFGRRYVMIDERRLNENPVSRLSRLIKGTFWDALTRRIDASTLDVICHDTKDRSGHSVNRIYVPKPEKEQYEYYCRAAKERPYLNLQVEYLPEAITKEWVRDANQKPGLLALAMERYKDDEGETHLRGVPFVVPGGRFNEMYGWDSYFEALGLLIDGRVDLAKGMVENFIFEITYYGKILNANRTYYLLRSQPPLLTDMAIRVYEHIKNEEGSKDFLYRALCAAMKEYYTVWMSSPRYDTKTGLSRYRPDGLGIPPETEASHFEQLLRPYMEKYNMTLDEFTEAYNYQKVQEPFLDDYFLHDRAVRESGHDTTYRLEKVCADLATVDLNSLLYKYETDISRVVLEIFNDKLVLPDGNVETSAIWDRRARARRAAMEKYNWSEAESIWYDYDTKFEKRGTYQSATAFWALWAGVATPRQAARFIEVSLPKFEVSGGIVAGTKESLGQVGLHNPSRQWDYPNGWSPQQILAWYGLLRYGYEDELRRVVYRWLYTITKSFVDFNGVVVEKYDLTRAVDPHRVEAEYGNQGLDIQGVAREGFGWVNASYEIGLTFCNSHMRRALGACTEPAIFFSDKKQQEIGS, encoded by the coding sequence ATGCCTCCCAAATTCTCTTCTCACTACGTTGACACCAATGAAAAGCCCAATGAGAATGATCGGGATAGTGACCCCTTCGTGAATGCCAAAAGttattattcaaaagacACAGATATCTCGACTCGTCTTGGTTCAGGCCGTGGACGCACGCTTTCTACTTCAGCAGAATCGGGATCGTCTCTCACTCCCGAACTTAAAAATATTCGCCGCCGCGGTAGTTTGGACGAACATAAAGAGCCTCGGAAATTTTTGGTAGACGTCGAAAAAACTCTGCATTCTTTGCTGGAATCCGAGGATACCGATCGCAATATGCAAATTACCATTGAGGATACTGGCCCAAAAGTCGTTTCCTTAGGTAGTGCTAGTTCCGGTGGCTATCGTCTTTACGAGCTTCGGGGTACGTATCAGTTGTCCAACTTGCTTCAGGAACTGACTCTTGCGAAGGACTTTGGTCGTCGCTATGTTATGATTGATGAGCGCAgattgaatgaaaatccTGTTAGCCGTCTTTCTCGACTTATTAAAGGAACCTTTTGGGATGCCCTTACCCGTAGAATTGATGCTAGTACTTTAGACGTCATTTGCCATGACACTAAGGATCGTTCTGGCCACTCTGTTAACCGTATTTATGTTCCTAAGcctgaaaaagaacaatacGAATACTATTGTCGTGCTGCAAAAGAGCGTCCTTATCTGAACTTGCAAGTGGAATATTTACCTGAAGCAATTACGAAAGAGTGGGTGCGGGATGCCAACCAAAAACCCGGCTTACTTGCTCTTGCCATGGAAAGGTATAAGGACGATGAAGGAGAAACTCACCTCCGTGGTGTCCCCTTTGTCGTTCCTGGCGGCCGTTTTAATGAAATGTATGGCTGGGACTCTTATTTTGAAGCGCTTGGTTTGCTCATTGACGGCCGCGTTGATTTGGCTAAAGGCATGGttgaaaatttcattttcgagATTACATACTATGGTAAGATTTTGAATGCTAATCGGACTTACTACTTGCTACGTTCTCAACCTCCCCTCCTTACGGATATGGCCATTCGTGTATATGAACATATCAAGAACGAGGAAGGTTCCAAAGACTTTTTATACAGAGCCCTCTGTGCAGCCATGAAGGAATATTATACAGTTTGGATGAGCTCCCCTCGTTACGACACAAAAACTGGTCTTTCTAGATACCGCCCCGATGGTCTTGGAATTCCTCCAGAAACCGAAGCTAGTCATTTTGAGCAATTGTTGCGTCCCTACATGGAGAAATACAACATGACTCTCGACGAATTTACCGAAGCTTACAATTATCAAAAAGTTCAGGAACCTTTTCTAGACGATTACTTCTTACACGATCGTGCCGTACGTGAAAGTGGCCACGACACGACTTACCGCCTTGAAAAAGTGTGTGCCGATTTGGCAACCGTTGACTTGAATTCTCTTTTGTATAAGTATGAAACAGATATATCCCGTGTTGTTTTAGAAATCTTCAATGACAAACTTGTATTGCCAGATGGCAATGTCGAAACTTCCGCTATTTGGGACCGCCGCGCAAGAGCTCGTCGAGCTGCTATGGAAAAGTACAACTGGTCAGAAGCCGAATCCATTTGGTACGATTATGACACAAAATTCGAAAAGCGAGGTACTTATCAGAGTGCAACTGCATTCTGGGCTCTTTGGGCTGGCGTGGCTACCCCTCGACAAGCGGCTAGATTCATTGAAGTCAGCTTACCCAAGTTTGAAGTATCCGGCGGTATTGTGGCAGGTACCAAGGAAAGTCTTGGTCAAGTAGGTTTACATAATCCTAGTCGTCAATGGGATTATCCGAATGGCTGGAGTCCTCAACAGATTTTAGCCTGGTATGGCCTTCTCCGTTATGGTTACGAAGATGAACTGCGTAGAGTAGTATATCGCTGGCTGTATACCATCACGAAGTCTTTCGTTGACTTCAACGGAGTCGTCGTTGAAAAATACGATTTGACCAGAGCCGTTGATCCCCATCGTGTTGAAGCAGAATACGGCAATCAAGGTCTCGATATTCAAGGTGTTGCAAGAGAAGGATTTGGATGGGTTAATGCTAGTTATGAAATTGGACTTACCTTTTGCAATTCTCACATGCGGAGAGCTTTGGGTGCATGCACTGAACCTGCGATTTTCTTCAGCgataaaaaacaacaagagaTTGGAAGTTAA
- the atg38 gene encoding PtdIns3K complex subunit Atg38, whose translation MVRYSLKKAHEYARDGEIQEVSGELAQAILCYSLAKSEYQGISDVTMRHLTKICVSYQIEELTKRIEELKIIAPTKQSTPSSAMASMSVSTRLSPMYTSALTTRFTSNSVVLPTENSPLQSKQLIQEKPYDDKDDDPFTIYPKFQSQVNKLAPSYGLAVAYSIVPMDDEQSSPSMFSSDESFTIIEGDDFTIEKPEHEESLPTEEYEDESKESTHSVGMHPKITTPTNLHELTNEKIQNPAAYDSTTESEGQTDEPIRPKKELSRQKTETEMDFANRKSKGKERYKEETVNSSTTSSVGEILDSQEDMTQTSKEEPREAFPDARKELEASSTPSAGNKAKPERPKRPERKRSRFLMPFFRTFSGRKKKLEEEKSPESSIESSTAQLTMNSQVKIEQLETQIATLQRQLEHFQVQNP comes from the exons ATGGTTCGATATTCACTAAAAAAG GCACATGAGTATGCCCGAGATGGGGAAATTCAAGAAGTCTCTGGCGAGTTAGCGCAAGCCATTCTATGTTATAGCTTAGCTAAATCAGAATATCAAGGGATCTCTGATGTGACGATGCGACATTTGACAAAAATATGCGTCAGCTATCAGATTGAAGAGTTGACAAAGCGAATTGAAGAGCTTAAGATAATTGCGCCTACGAAACAGTCTACGCCGTCATCGGCAATGGCATCGATGTCTGTTTCTACTAGACTGTCGCCTATGTATACATCTGCGCTAACGACCCGCTTTACATCGAACTCTGTAGTATTACCGACAGAGAACAGTCCACTACaatcaaaacaattaatacaagaaaaacctTACGATGATAAGGATGATGATCCATTTACCATATATCCCAAGTTTCAGTCGCAAGTGAATAAACTAGCTCCTAGCTATGGATTGGCAGTGGCTTATTCCATAGTTCCAATGGATGATGAACAGTCTTCCCCTAGTATGTTCAGTTCGGATGAGAGCTTTACGATTATTGAAGGGGATGATTTTACCATCGAAAAGCCGGAACACGAAGAGTCGTTGCCTACAGAAGAGTATGAAgatgaaagcaaagaatcAACGCATTCAGTTGGGATGCATCCCAAAATTACTACTCCTACCAATTTGCATGAGTtgacaaatgaaaaaatacaaaaccCAGCAGCTTATGATAGTACTACTGAATCTGAAGGTCAAACAGACGAACCAATTAGgccaaaaaaagaactctCTCGACAGAAAACGGAAACGGAAATGGATTTTGCTAATCGAAAATCTAAAGGAAAGGAGCGATATAAAGAGGAAACTGTCAATAGCAGTACTACGAGTAGTGTTGGAGAAATTTTAGACTCTCAAGAGGATATGACTCAGACTTCGAAAGAGGAACCACGGGAAGCTTTCCCCGATGCACGGAAAGAACTTGAAGCTTCATCAACCCCAAGCGCTGGCAACAAAGCAAAGCCTGAAAGACCGAAGCGCCCagaacgaaaaagaagccGATTTTTAATGCCTTTCTTTCGAACTTTTTCtggaaggaaaaagaagctagaagaagagaagTCACCAGAATCTTCCATAGAATCATCTACTGCACAGCTTACAATGAATTCACAGGTAAAGATTGAACAATTGGAGACTCAAATTGCTACACTACAACGACAGCTGGAGCATTTTCAAGTACAAAATCCTTAA